From Micromonospora echinospora, one genomic window encodes:
- a CDS encoding 3-methyladenine DNA glycosylase — protein MTAALATVLDAPIWRARRQAHEERVDAWLAPHLARRRDGVRHPVEDFLFTYYSYRPAHLRRWHPGAGVELRDADPAEFGPDYRATAAGVTLDHDAVRARRADSLDWIRDLLVATAGRPAHLGCFGMHEWAMVYRQTQEELRHNRWPLRLGPERTAAVVDERGVRCSHFDAYRFFTAPARPLNVLTPTRESQHALEQPGCLHANMDLYKWSYKLSPLVPAELVADCFALAREIRTLDMRASPYDLAALGYPPVRVETPEGRAEYVAAQRGFAERATVLRARLLAALG, from the coding sequence GTGACCGCCGCCCTCGCCACCGTGCTCGACGCGCCGATCTGGCGGGCCCGCCGTCAGGCACACGAGGAGCGGGTCGACGCCTGGCTGGCCCCGCACCTCGCCCGGCGGCGTGACGGCGTCCGGCACCCGGTGGAGGACTTCCTCTTCACCTACTACTCGTACCGCCCGGCCCACCTGCGCCGCTGGCATCCGGGGGCCGGGGTGGAGCTCCGGGACGCCGACCCGGCCGAGTTCGGCCCGGACTACCGCGCCACCGCCGCCGGGGTCACCCTCGACCACGACGCGGTACGCGCCCGCCGCGCCGACTCCCTCGACTGGATCCGGGACCTGCTGGTCGCCACCGCCGGGCGGCCGGCGCACCTCGGCTGCTTCGGCATGCACGAGTGGGCGATGGTCTACCGGCAGACCCAGGAGGAGCTGCGCCACAACCGCTGGCCGCTGCGGCTCGGTCCGGAGCGGACCGCCGCGGTCGTCGACGAGCGGGGCGTCCGGTGCAGCCACTTCGACGCGTACCGCTTCTTCACCGCGCCGGCCCGCCCGCTGAACGTGCTCACCCCGACCCGGGAGAGCCAGCACGCCCTGGAGCAGCCGGGCTGCCTGCACGCCAACATGGACCTCTACAAGTGGTCGTACAAACTCTCCCCACTGGTGCCCGCCGAACTCGTCGCGGACTGTTTCGCGCTGGCCCGGGAGATCCGCACCCTGGACATGCGGGCCAGTCCGTACGATCTGGCCGCCCTCGGATACCCGCCGGTGCGGGTCGAGACGCCGGAGGGGCGGGCCGAGTACGTCGCCGCCCAGCGTGGCTTCGCCGAACGTGCCACCGTGCTCCGCGCCCGCCTGCTCGCCGCCCTGGGATGA
- a CDS encoding cellulose binding domain-containing protein — MLRRPFLPALLAALAAVPLALVLGLVTGSPARPAVAASPVRVMPLGDSITGSPGCWRSILWNRLQSTGHTDVDFVGTLGPQGCGQPHDGDNEGHGGYLVTNVANQNLLPGWLAATRPDIVLMHFGTNDVWSNIPPATILAAYSRLVDQMRESNPGMRVLVAKIIPMAPPTCAECGQRVVALNAAIDGWAAGKTTARSPVVVVDQWTGFSTATDTYDGVHPNAAGDQKMSDRWFPPLAAALADVTPGPTATPTASPTGTPTPTVSPTATPTPTATPPPGAGCSAGYRVVGQWPGGFQGEVTVRSTGSAATSGWRVTFALPDGQRISQAWNADLTQTGATVTARDVGWNGALAPGAEATFGFLGGATGTPAVPAVTCTAA, encoded by the coding sequence ATGCTCCGAAGGCCGTTTCTTCCTGCCCTGCTCGCGGCTCTCGCCGCCGTTCCGCTCGCCCTGGTGCTCGGCCTGGTCACCGGGTCGCCCGCCCGGCCGGCCGTCGCCGCGTCACCGGTGCGTGTCATGCCGCTCGGCGACTCGATCACCGGTTCGCCCGGCTGCTGGCGGTCCATCCTCTGGAACCGCCTCCAGTCCACCGGCCACACCGACGTGGACTTCGTCGGCACCCTCGGCCCGCAGGGCTGCGGTCAGCCGCACGACGGTGACAACGAGGGCCACGGCGGTTACCTGGTGACCAACGTCGCCAACCAGAACCTGTTGCCCGGCTGGCTCGCCGCCACCCGTCCCGACATCGTGCTGATGCACTTCGGCACCAACGACGTGTGGAGCAACATCCCGCCGGCGACCATCCTGGCCGCGTACTCCCGGCTGGTGGACCAGATGCGGGAGAGCAACCCCGGGATGCGGGTGCTGGTCGCGAAGATCATCCCGATGGCTCCGCCGACCTGCGCCGAGTGCGGGCAGCGGGTGGTGGCCCTCAACGCCGCGATCGACGGCTGGGCGGCGGGGAAGACCACCGCGCGCTCCCCGGTCGTGGTGGTCGACCAGTGGACGGGCTTCAGCACCGCCACGGACACCTACGACGGGGTGCACCCCAACGCCGCCGGTGACCAGAAGATGTCCGACCGCTGGTTCCCGCCGCTGGCCGCCGCCCTCGCCGACGTCACTCCCGGCCCGACCGCGACGCCGACGGCGAGCCCGACCGGTACCCCGACCCCGACCGTCAGTCCGACCGCCACGCCGACCCCGACCGCCACGCCGCCCCCGGGCGCCGGGTGCAGCGCGGGCTACCGGGTCGTCGGGCAGTGGCCGGGCGGGTTCCAGGGCGAGGTGACGGTCCGCAGCACCGGATCCGCCGCCACCAGCGGGTGGAGGGTGACCTTCGCCCTGCCCGACGGCCAGCGGATCAGCCAGGCGTGGAACGCCGACCTGACCCAGACCGGCGCGACGGTGACCGCCCGCGACGTGGGCTGGAACGGCGCTCTCGCCCCCGGTGCCGAGGCGACCTTCGGTTTCCTGGGCGGTGCCACCGGCACCCCGGCCGTACCCGCGGTGACCTGCACGGCGGCCTGA
- a CDS encoding GNAT family N-acetyltransferase: protein MPTEPASNASHHVPDFADKPTLTGERVLLRPFRDDDLPALRAALADPEVIRLTGSVGVAHDEEHLRRWYASRNAQTDRLDLAVVDRATGTCVGEVVLNQWDAHNRSCNFRTLIGPAGRDRGLGTEAVRLVVGHGFERLGLHRISLEVYHLNPRARRVYEKVGFVAEGVLRDALRDGDRWVDATVMSVLAPEWAVHRGHPEH, encoded by the coding sequence ATGCCCACCGAGCCGGCGTCCAACGCGTCCCACCATGTCCCCGACTTCGCCGACAAACCCACGCTGACCGGGGAGCGGGTGCTGCTGCGTCCCTTCCGCGACGACGACCTGCCCGCGCTGCGGGCGGCCCTGGCCGATCCGGAGGTGATCCGGCTGACCGGCAGCGTCGGCGTCGCGCACGACGAGGAGCACCTGCGCCGGTGGTACGCCAGCCGCAACGCGCAGACCGACCGGCTCGACCTGGCGGTGGTGGACCGGGCGACCGGAACGTGTGTCGGTGAGGTGGTGCTCAACCAGTGGGACGCGCACAACCGCAGCTGCAACTTCCGCACCCTCATCGGCCCCGCCGGGCGGGACCGTGGGCTCGGCACCGAGGCGGTGCGCCTCGTCGTCGGCCACGGCTTCGAGCGGCTCGGCCTGCACCGGATCTCGCTGGAGGTCTACCACCTCAACCCCCGGGCGCGCCGGGTCTACGAGAAGGTCGGCTTCGTCGCCGAGGGCGTGCTGCGGGACGCGTTGCGGGACGGCGACCGCTGGGTGGACGCGACGGTCATGTCCGTCCTGGCTCCCGAGTGGGCGGTGCACCGGGGGCACCCGGAGCACTGA
- the arfB gene encoding alternative ribosome rescue aminoacyl-tRNA hydrolase ArfB, with product MDDGLRVTDRLVVPGAELRERFSRSSGPGGQGVNTTDSRVELSFDLAASPSLPPHLRERALQRLAGRLVDGVLTVAASEHRAQLANREAARERLAALLREAVAAPPPPRRPTRPSRAAKQRRLDEKKRRSQVKRNRRTDGD from the coding sequence ATGGACGACGGACTGCGGGTGACGGACCGACTGGTGGTGCCCGGCGCGGAACTGCGGGAGCGGTTCTCCCGGTCGTCCGGGCCGGGCGGGCAGGGCGTCAACACCACCGACTCGCGGGTCGAGTTGAGCTTCGACCTCGCCGCCTCGCCGAGTCTCCCGCCGCACCTGCGCGAGCGGGCCCTCCAGCGGCTCGCCGGACGGCTGGTCGACGGGGTCCTGACCGTGGCCGCCAGCGAACACCGGGCGCAACTGGCCAATCGGGAGGCGGCCCGCGAACGGCTGGCCGCGCTGCTGCGCGAGGCGGTCGCCGCCCCGCCACCGCCCCGCCGGCCGACCCGCCCCTCCCGGGCCGCCAAGCAGCGTCGCCTGGACGAGAAGAAGCGCCGCTCCCAGGTCAAACGCAACCGCCGGACGGACGGCGACTGA
- a CDS encoding S1C family serine protease — translation MAVQTGLGEPRGPWFVSPELDPDGRPRDGVPATGPRPGPHGPGRLLVAAAAVVALSTASGAVAGAWAANLDELADPPAASAAPVPAELVTAAERTVPGVVSVLAGDGRGRGATGSGFAVDDQQHIVTNDHILVRGGGTVAVELPDGRRVPAQVVGREPRSDLAVLRVPASAGLAPLPLAKPGSTRVGEPVLAVGSPLGLSGTVTAGIVSALDREVRLGDNRHTAVQTDASINPGNSGGPLVNARGEVVGVNTAIATIDGNGSIGIGFAIPIDQVQQTADTIIGRGG, via the coding sequence ATGGCGGTGCAGACCGGACTCGGCGAGCCGCGCGGACCCTGGTTCGTCTCACCCGAACTGGACCCGGACGGGCGTCCCCGAGACGGCGTACCCGCGACCGGGCCGCGACCCGGTCCGCACGGTCCGGGCCGGCTGCTCGTCGCCGCGGCGGCGGTGGTGGCCCTCTCCACCGCCTCCGGCGCGGTGGCCGGCGCCTGGGCGGCCAACCTGGACGAGCTGGCCGATCCGCCGGCGGCCTCGGCCGCGCCGGTACCGGCGGAACTGGTCACCGCCGCCGAGCGGACCGTGCCCGGGGTGGTGTCGGTGCTGGCCGGCGACGGCCGGGGCCGGGGGGCGACCGGCTCCGGGTTCGCGGTGGACGACCAGCAGCACATCGTGACCAACGACCACATCCTGGTCCGGGGCGGCGGGACGGTGGCCGTGGAACTGCCCGACGGCCGGCGCGTGCCGGCGCAGGTGGTCGGCCGCGAGCCGCGCAGCGACCTGGCCGTGCTGCGGGTGCCGGCGTCCGCCGGACTGGCCCCGCTGCCGCTGGCGAAGCCGGGCTCCACCCGGGTCGGCGAGCCGGTACTGGCCGTCGGCTCCCCACTCGGCCTCTCCGGCACCGTGACCGCCGGCATCGTCAGCGCCCTGGACCGTGAGGTACGGCTCGGCGACAACCGGCACACGGCGGTGCAGACCGACGCCTCGATCAATCCCGGGAACTCGGGCGGGCCGCTGGTCAACGCCCGGGGCGAGGTGGTCGGGGTGAACACCGCGATCGCCACCATCGACGGCAACGGCTCGATCGGCATCGGTTTCGCCATCCCCATCGACCAGGTCCAGCAGACCGCCGACACGATCATCGGCCGGGGCGGCTGA
- a CDS encoding VWA domain-containing protein: MIWQSPIRLWLLLGVLALLVAYVLAQRRHSRYAVRFTNLRLLDRVAPQRPTWRRHLPAGLFLAMLALLVVGFARPTDEVRVPRERATVMVAVDVSTSMLATDVDPDRLTAAKQAARRFVDGLPEEFNVGLVAFAGSAAVLVPPGTDREALHEGIERLVEGATGVQGTAIGEAINTSLGAVRALDSRAATDPPPARIILLSDGANTSGKDPIEAAGDAVSAKVPVHAISFGTPSGFVDRGGRPIQVPVDGQTLRAVAEETGGGFHEATTSDELRAVYEDIGTSVGYRTVRQDVSARFIGLGLILAMGAAAGSMRWFSRLP, translated from the coding sequence ATGATCTGGCAGTCCCCGATCCGGCTCTGGTTGCTGCTCGGCGTGCTCGCGCTGCTCGTGGCGTACGTGCTGGCCCAGCGTCGGCACAGCCGGTACGCCGTACGGTTCACCAACCTGCGCCTGCTCGACCGGGTCGCGCCGCAGCGGCCGACCTGGCGGCGGCACCTGCCGGCCGGGCTCTTCCTGGCCATGCTGGCGCTGCTGGTGGTCGGGTTCGCCCGGCCGACCGACGAGGTCCGGGTGCCCCGGGAACGGGCCACCGTGATGGTGGCGGTGGACGTCTCCACCTCGATGCTCGCCACCGACGTCGACCCGGACCGGTTGACCGCCGCGAAGCAGGCGGCCCGGCGCTTCGTCGACGGCCTGCCCGAGGAGTTCAACGTCGGGCTGGTCGCCTTCGCCGGCAGCGCCGCCGTGCTGGTCCCGCCGGGCACCGACCGGGAGGCGCTGCACGAGGGGATCGAACGGCTGGTCGAGGGGGCCACCGGGGTCCAGGGCACCGCGATCGGCGAGGCGATCAACACCTCCCTCGGCGCGGTCCGGGCGCTGGACAGCCGGGCGGCGACGGATCCGCCGCCGGCCCGGATCATCCTCCTCTCCGACGGCGCGAACACCTCGGGCAAGGACCCGATCGAGGCGGCCGGGGACGCGGTGTCGGCGAAGGTGCCGGTGCACGCCATCTCGTTCGGCACCCCGAGCGGGTTCGTGGACCGGGGCGGGCGGCCGATCCAGGTGCCGGTCGACGGACAGACCCTGCGCGCGGTCGCCGAGGAGACCGGTGGCGGCTTCCACGAGGCCACCACGAGCGACGAGCTGCGCGCCGTCTACGAGGACATCGGCACCTCGGTCGGTTACCGGACGGTGCGGCAGGACGTGTCGGCCCGCTTCATCGGGCTGGGTCTGATCCTCGCCATGGGCGCGGCGGCCGGCTCGATGCGCTGGTTCTCCCGCCTGCCCTGA
- a CDS encoding DUF58 domain-containing protein: protein MRRVHRLPDRVASPQRDPGLAELTPDQRLRRLELTVTRRLDGLLHGQHRGLLPGPGSEAAGSREYRPGEDEVRRMDWAVTARTAVPHVRQVDADRELTTWLLVDASPSMEFGTADLDKRELAVAAVAAVGFLTAGAGNRLGAQVLTRDGVRRFPARCGRQHLVNLLRALLTAPRGDRTAAGAPADATADAASSLAGALTSVHRLASRRGLVVVVSDFLDTLPDHPQAEAGWEPQLRRLAARHQVLAVEVTDPRELELPDVGLVTLVDPETGRRREVWTGDPVLRARFAQAAAAQREQVRQALRRSGATHLALRTDRDWGADIVRHVHAQRRLALVPAGRGARTGGGGA, encoded by the coding sequence ATGAGGAGGGTCCACCGCCTCCCGGACCGGGTGGCCTCCCCGCAGCGTGACCCGGGACTGGCCGAACTCACCCCGGACCAGCGACTGCGCCGGCTGGAACTGACCGTCACGCGCAGGCTGGACGGACTGCTGCACGGCCAGCACCGGGGCCTGCTCCCCGGGCCGGGCAGCGAGGCCGCCGGCAGCCGGGAGTACCGCCCCGGCGAGGACGAGGTACGCCGGATGGACTGGGCGGTCACCGCCCGCACCGCCGTGCCGCACGTCCGGCAGGTCGACGCCGACCGGGAACTGACCACCTGGCTGCTGGTGGACGCCAGTCCGAGCATGGAGTTCGGCACCGCCGACCTGGACAAGCGGGAACTGGCGGTGGCCGCCGTCGCGGCGGTCGGTTTCCTCACCGCCGGTGCCGGCAACCGACTCGGCGCCCAGGTGCTCACCCGGGACGGGGTGCGCCGGTTCCCCGCCCGGTGCGGACGCCAGCACCTGGTCAACCTGCTCCGGGCCCTGCTCACCGCCCCGCGCGGCGACCGGACCGCCGCCGGCGCGCCGGCGGACGCCACAGCGGACGCCGCATCGTCGCTGGCCGGGGCGCTGACCTCGGTGCACCGCCTCGCGTCCCGCCGGGGGCTGGTCGTGGTGGTCTCCGACTTCCTCGACACCCTTCCCGACCACCCCCAGGCCGAGGCCGGGTGGGAACCGCAGCTGCGTCGGCTCGCCGCCCGGCACCAGGTGCTCGCCGTCGAGGTGACCGACCCGCGCGAACTGGAGCTTCCGGACGTCGGACTGGTCACCCTGGTCGATCCGGAGACCGGACGGCGCCGCGAGGTGTGGACGGGCGACCCGGTGCTGCGGGCTCGGTTCGCCCAGGCGGCGGCGGCCCAACGGGAACAGGTACGTCAGGCGCTGCGCCGGAGCGGGGCGACGCACCTGGCGCTCCGGACCGACCGGGACTGGGGCGCGGACATTGTCCGGCACGTGCACGCCCAGCGTCGCCTGGCTCTCGTCCCGGCCGGTCGCGGCGCCCGGACCGGGGGAGGTGGCGCATGA
- a CDS encoding AAA family ATPase has translation MTDISDTLASVPTPDVPAAPGVELEQILHEVKRVIVGQDRLVDRLLTALVADGHCLLEGVPGVAKTLAAQTLATVVGGTFSRIQFTPDLVPSDIVGTRIYRASQETFDVELGPVMANLVLADEINRAPAKVQSALLEAMAERQVSIGGRTFGVPEPFLVLATQNPIESEGVYPLPEAQRDRFLMKVVVDYPDDADELAILYRMSTDRPCPRRVLDPLRLRALQSRARDVFVHHALAEYVVRLILATRDPGRFGLPGLAPMLAYGASPRATLGLVAAARAQALLRGRDHVLPEDVRELAVDVLAHRLVLSFDAVADGVSAEALVHRLVEAVPPPRIAPGHRPVTTDLAAA, from the coding sequence GTGACGGACATCTCGGACACCCTGGCCAGCGTGCCCACCCCGGACGTTCCCGCCGCGCCCGGCGTCGAGTTGGAACAGATCCTCCACGAGGTCAAACGTGTGATCGTCGGGCAGGACCGACTCGTCGACCGCCTGCTCACCGCTCTCGTGGCGGACGGACACTGCCTGCTCGAAGGCGTACCCGGAGTGGCCAAGACCCTGGCCGCGCAAACCCTCGCCACCGTGGTCGGCGGCACCTTCTCCCGGATCCAGTTCACGCCCGACCTGGTTCCCTCGGACATCGTCGGGACCCGGATCTACCGCGCCTCCCAGGAGACCTTCGACGTCGAACTCGGCCCGGTCATGGCCAACCTGGTCCTCGCCGACGAGATCAACCGCGCGCCGGCCAAGGTGCAGTCGGCGCTGCTGGAGGCGATGGCCGAACGACAGGTCTCCATCGGCGGACGCACCTTCGGCGTACCCGAACCGTTCCTGGTGCTCGCCACCCAGAACCCGATCGAGTCCGAGGGCGTGTATCCGCTGCCCGAGGCGCAGCGGGACCGCTTCCTCATGAAGGTGGTCGTCGACTACCCGGACGACGCCGACGAACTGGCCATCCTCTACCGGATGAGCACCGACCGGCCGTGTCCCCGCCGGGTGCTCGACCCGCTGCGACTGCGTGCCCTCCAGAGCCGGGCCCGGGACGTCTTCGTGCACCACGCCCTCGCCGAGTACGTCGTCCGGCTCATCCTCGCCACCCGCGACCCGGGGCGCTTCGGCCTGCCCGGGCTCGCCCCCATGCTCGCCTACGGGGCGAGCCCCCGCGCCACCCTCGGCCTGGTCGCCGCCGCCCGCGCCCAGGCCCTGCTGCGCGGTCGCGACCACGTCCTCCCCGAGGACGTCCGGGAACTGGCGGTGGACGTGCTCGCCCACCGGCTGGTGCTCTCCTTCGACGCGGTCGCCGACGGGGTGTCCGCCGAGGCGCTGGTCCACCGGCTCGTCGAGGCCGTACCCCCGCCCCGGATCGCCCCCGGTCACCGACCGGTCACCACCGACCTGGCGGCGGCATGA
- a CDS encoding endonuclease/exonuclease/phosphatase family protein yields the protein MAFAAVRLPGLERGALVQAVAFTPYVAAGALLPLVLTLALRRWGPALVAALTALALVAVVAPRALPSGQPAADGPALRVLTANLLAGAGDARRLVDLVRTGDVDVLAVQEFTPDAQAELDRLGMAGLLPYRELNPEVGTTGSGLYTRFPLTATGIRRNVGFGFSQAYGTLAVPGAPPVRIESAHPAAPHSPSVVPDWRTDLAAQPPATPDGQLSVLAGDFNATLDHALLRDLLATGYVDAADAVGAGLTGTWGPYDGDPIPPVTIDHVLVDRRIAVHAVTVRALPGSDHRTVLAELRLPRAA from the coding sequence CTGGCCTTCGCGGCCGTCCGCCTACCCGGCCTGGAACGGGGCGCGCTGGTGCAGGCGGTGGCTTTCACGCCGTACGTGGCGGCCGGCGCCCTGCTGCCCCTGGTGCTGACGCTCGCCCTGCGGCGGTGGGGTCCCGCCCTGGTCGCGGCCCTGACCGCGCTGGCCCTGGTGGCCGTGGTCGCGCCCCGGGCCCTGCCCAGCGGCCAGCCGGCCGCCGACGGACCGGCCCTGCGGGTGCTCACCGCCAACCTGCTGGCCGGCGCGGGCGACGCCCGGCGACTGGTCGACCTGGTCCGGACCGGGGATGTGGACGTGCTGGCGGTGCAGGAGTTCACCCCCGACGCGCAGGCCGAACTCGACCGGCTCGGCATGGCCGGGCTGCTGCCGTACCGCGAGCTCAACCCCGAGGTGGGCACCACGGGATCCGGGCTCTACACGCGCTTCCCGCTCACCGCGACCGGGATCCGGCGCAACGTCGGCTTCGGCTTCAGCCAGGCGTACGGCACCCTCGCCGTGCCCGGCGCGCCCCCGGTACGGATCGAGTCGGCGCACCCGGCCGCCCCACACTCCCCGTCGGTGGTGCCGGACTGGCGGACCGACCTCGCGGCCCAGCCCCCGGCGACGCCGGACGGGCAGTTGTCCGTCCTCGCCGGGGACTTCAACGCCACCCTGGACCACGCCCTCCTGCGGGACCTGCTCGCCACCGGGTACGTCGACGCGGCGGACGCGGTCGGGGCCGGGCTGACGGGCACCTGGGGACCGTACGACGGCGACCCGATCCCGCCGGTCACCATCGACCACGTGCTGGTCGACCGGCGGATCGCGGTGCACGCGGTGACGGTGCGCGCGCTGCCGGGCAGCGACCACCGCACCGTCCTGGCCGAACTGCGCCTGCCCCGCGCCGCCTGA
- the cimA gene encoding citramalate synthase, with protein sequence MTYQVYDTTLRDGAQREGISYSVVDKLAVARLLDEFGVGFIEGGWPGAVPKDTEFFRRARTELDLRHALLVAFGATRKAGVAVADDPQVRALLDAETPAIALVAKADLRHVERALRTTPAENLAMIRDTVAHLVAEGRRVFVDGEHFFDGYRADPAYGAAVVETALDAGAEVMVLCDTNGGMLPSQVTAAIADLTARTGVGPERLGIHCQNDTACAVANTIAAVEAGVRHFQGTANGYGERPGNADIFAVVANLQLKLGIPVLPDGCLEQMVRVSHAIAEIANIAPDTHQAYAGAAAFAHKAGLHASAIKVDPLLYNHVDPAVVGNDMRILVTEMAGRASIELKSRELGLDLAGRPETLSRVTNRVKELEAGGWSFEAADASFELLVRSELPDRAPAKPFTLESYRVIVEHREDGAVVSEATVKIRVRGERVIATAEGNGPVNALDEALRAGLARHYPELRDFGLADYKVRILEGSQGTGAVTRVLVETTGAGRDWTTVGVHPNVVEASWHALVDALTYGLDRAHV encoded by the coding sequence ATGACGTACCAGGTCTACGACACGACGTTGCGCGACGGTGCCCAGCGCGAGGGAATCAGCTACTCCGTGGTCGACAAGCTCGCCGTGGCCCGGCTGCTCGACGAGTTCGGCGTCGGCTTCATCGAGGGCGGCTGGCCGGGCGCGGTGCCCAAGGACACCGAGTTCTTCCGCCGGGCCCGTACCGAGCTCGACCTGCGTCATGCGCTGCTGGTCGCGTTCGGCGCCACCCGCAAGGCCGGGGTCGCGGTCGCCGACGACCCGCAGGTGCGCGCCCTGCTCGACGCCGAGACCCCGGCGATCGCGCTGGTCGCCAAGGCGGACCTGCGGCACGTCGAGCGGGCGCTGCGGACCACCCCGGCCGAGAACCTGGCCATGATCCGGGACACGGTGGCCCACCTGGTCGCGGAGGGACGCCGGGTCTTCGTCGACGGGGAGCACTTCTTCGACGGCTACCGCGCCGACCCGGCGTACGGGGCGGCGGTGGTGGAGACGGCGCTCGACGCCGGAGCCGAGGTGATGGTGCTCTGCGACACCAACGGGGGCATGCTGCCCTCCCAGGTGACCGCCGCCATCGCCGACCTGACCGCCCGCACCGGCGTCGGACCGGAGCGGCTCGGCATCCACTGCCAGAACGACACCGCCTGCGCGGTCGCCAACACCATCGCCGCCGTCGAGGCCGGGGTCCGCCACTTCCAGGGCACCGCCAACGGCTACGGCGAACGCCCCGGCAACGCCGACATCTTCGCCGTCGTCGCCAACCTCCAGCTCAAGCTCGGGATCCCGGTCCTACCGGACGGGTGCCTCGAGCAGATGGTGCGCGTCTCGCACGCCATCGCCGAGATCGCGAACATCGCCCCCGACACCCACCAGGCGTACGCCGGGGCCGCGGCCTTCGCCCACAAGGCGGGGCTGCACGCGAGCGCGATCAAGGTGGATCCGCTGCTCTACAACCACGTGGACCCCGCAGTGGTGGGGAACGACATGCGGATCCTGGTCACCGAGATGGCCGGCCGGGCCAGCATCGAGCTCAAGAGTCGTGAGCTGGGTCTGGACCTGGCCGGCCGTCCGGAGACGCTCTCCCGGGTCACCAACCGGGTCAAGGAACTGGAAGCCGGCGGCTGGTCCTTCGAGGCCGCGGACGCCTCGTTCGAGTTGCTGGTCCGCTCCGAGCTGCCGGACCGCGCCCCGGCGAAGCCGTTCACCCTGGAGTCGTACCGGGTGATCGTCGAGCACCGGGAGGACGGCGCGGTGGTCTCCGAGGCGACCGTGAAGATCCGGGTACGCGGGGAGCGGGTGATCGCCACCGCCGAGGGGAACGGTCCGGTCAACGCCCTGGACGAGGCGCTGCGCGCCGGGCTGGCCCGGCACTACCCGGAGCTGCGCGACTTCGGGCTGGCCGACTACAAGGTCCGCATCCTGGAGGGGAGCCAGGGCACCGGCGCGGTCACCCGGGTCCTGGTCGAGACCACCGGTGCCGGTCGGGACTGGACCACCGTCGGCGTGCACCCCAATGTCGTCGAGGCGAGCTGGCACGCCCTGGTCGACGCGCTCACCTACGGCCTCGACCGCGCCCACGTCTGA
- a CDS encoding peroxiredoxin: MLTVGDSFPEYELTACVSLEADKAFETIHHKSHQGQWRVVFFWPKDFTFICPTEIAEFGRLNGEFADRDAQVLGVSVDNEFVHYAWRKDHPDLRELPFPMLSDIKRELTEACGVLGEDGVAQRATFIVDPNNEIQFAMVTAGSVGRNVSEVLRVLDALQTDELCPCNWNKGADTLDATKLMAGA, translated from the coding sequence GTGCTCACCGTCGGTGACAGCTTCCCGGAGTACGAACTCACCGCCTGCGTCTCCCTGGAGGCCGACAAGGCGTTCGAGACGATCCACCACAAGTCGCACCAGGGCCAGTGGCGGGTCGTCTTCTTCTGGCCGAAGGACTTCACCTTCATCTGTCCCACCGAGATCGCCGAGTTCGGCCGGCTCAACGGCGAGTTCGCCGACCGCGACGCCCAGGTCCTCGGCGTCTCCGTCGACAACGAGTTCGTCCACTACGCCTGGCGCAAGGACCACCCGGATCTGCGGGAGCTGCCCTTCCCGATGCTCAGCGACATCAAGCGCGAGCTGACCGAGGCCTGCGGCGTGCTCGGCGAGGACGGCGTGGCCCAGCGGGCCACCTTCATCGTCGACCCGAACAACGAGATCCAGTTCGCCATGGTCACCGCCGGCTCGGTCGGCCGGAACGTCTCCGAGGTGCTGCGGGTGCTCGACGCCCTCCAGACCGACGAGCTGTGCCCGTGCAACTGGAACAAGGGCGCCGACACCCTGGACGCCACCAAGCTGATGGCCGGGGCCTGA
- a CDS encoding carboxymuconolactone decarboxylase family protein, which translates to MGLDAIKAALPEYAKDIKLNLGSTVGTSTLSPLQAWGTALACAVAARNPVVLREIAAEAADHLKPEAVEAAKGAATIMAMNNVYYRSKHLIGDESYASIPARLRMQIIARPGVDKGDFELWCLAVSAITGCGVCLESHEKTLRGAGFTREQVHEGLRIAAVVHAAAVALDAEAALG; encoded by the coding sequence ATGGGCCTCGACGCGATCAAGGCGGCTCTGCCGGAGTACGCCAAGGACATCAAGCTCAACCTCGGGTCCACCGTCGGCACCTCGACCCTGAGCCCGCTCCAGGCCTGGGGCACCGCGCTGGCCTGCGCGGTGGCCGCCCGTAACCCGGTGGTGCTGCGCGAGATCGCGGCCGAGGCGGCCGACCACCTCAAGCCGGAGGCGGTCGAGGCGGCCAAGGGCGCGGCCACGATCATGGCGATGAACAACGTCTACTACCGGTCCAAGCACCTGATCGGCGACGAGTCGTACGCCTCGATCCCGGCCCGGCTGCGGATGCAGATCATCGCGAGGCCCGGCGTGGACAAGGGCGACTTCGAGCTCTGGTGCCTGGCGGTGTCGGCGATCACCGGGTGCGGGGTGTGCCTGGAGTCGCACGAGAAGACCCTGCGCGGGGCCGGGTTCACCCGGGAGCAGGTGCACGAGGGGCTGCGGATCGCCGCCGTGGTGCACGCCGCCGCGGTGGCGCTGGACGCCGAGGCCGCGCTGGGCTGA